The following coding sequences lie in one Arachis stenosperma cultivar V10309 chromosome 5, arast.V10309.gnm1.PFL2, whole genome shotgun sequence genomic window:
- the LOC130982255 gene encoding protein JINGUBANG-like — protein sequence MGILQCPSCCHYSSSSQHHEDHQQQSHHSNSNNTLLHSESSTSSSLSSQPSLPSVPSLTTSQQLQQQELVTTINGHSSAIFCLALHGKFLYSGSSSSEIRRHRKDTFAPDHNVLATTTNSAVKSMTVFGDKLFTAHQDHKIRVWKIQEQEQEPYKCIATLPTFNDRIWKLFSSKNYVQVRRHKKSTWVHHVDTVSAVAISIDGTLLYSASWDRTFKIWRTSDFKCLESVNAHEDAINALVVSRAGVVYTGSADKKIKIWKKLENSKRHALVGTLEKHKSAVNALALSADGLVLYSGACDRSIVVWEKEKEEEGGGDGNVKMVVVGALRGHTKAILCLVAMVDLVVSGSADNSVRVWRRRGISVNSEKSCYSCLAVLEGHRRPVKCLAVAVESADNCGGDDENSGGGDGGNSYLVYSGSLDCGIRVWRIRVPLF from the coding sequence CACCATGAAGATCACCAACAACAATCCCATCACTCAAATTCCAACAATACCCTTCTCCATTCAGAAtcatcaacctcttcctctctTTCTTCACAACCAAGTCTACCTTCAGTTCCTTCCCTAACAACctcacaacaactccaacaacaagAGCTTGTAACCACCATCAACGGTCACTCCTCCGCAATCTTCTGCCTCGCACTCCACGGTAAGTTTCTCTACAGCGGATCCTCCAGCAGCGAGATAAGGAGACACCGAAAAGACACTTTTGCCCCTGATCACAACGTTCTTGCAACAACCACCAACAGTGCCGTTAAGTCCATGACCGTTTTCGGTGATAAGCTTTTCACCGCTCACCAAGACCACAAAATCCGAGTCTGGAAAAtccaagaacaagaacaagaaccCTACAAATGCATAGCGACGCTTCCAACGTTCAACGACAGAATCTGGAAGCTCTTCTCTTCCAAGAACTACGTTCAAGTTCGGCGCCACAAGAAGTCGACGTGGGTGCACCACGTGGACACAGTCTCCGCCGTCGCCATATCCATCGATGGAACACTCTTATACTCCGCTTCGTGGGATCGGACCTTCAAGATTTGGCGAACCTCCGATTTCAAGTGCTTGGAGTCCGTTAACGCGCACGAAGACGCCATCAACGCGCTGGTGGTTTCACGCGCCGGTGTAGTTTACACTGGATCAGCTgataagaagataaaaatatggAAGAAACTTGAGAATTCAAAGAGGCATGCGCTTGTGGGGACGTTGGAGAAGCATAAATCGGCGGTGAACGCGTTGGCGCTCAGCGCCGATGGGTTGGTTTTGTACTCCGGCGCATGTGATAGGTCGATTGTGGTGtgggagaaggagaaggaggaggaaggAGGAGGCGATGGAAATGTGAAGATGGTGGTTGTTGGAGCGTTGAGAGGACACACGAAAGCAATACTGTGTTTGGTTGCAATGGTGGATTTGGTGGTGAGTGGTTCGGCGGATAATAGTGTTAGGGTGTGGCGGCGGAGAGGGATTAGTGTTAATAGCGAGAAGAGTTGTTATTCTTGTTTGGCTGTGTTGGAAGGACATAGAAGACCGGTGAAGTGTTTGGCTGTGGCAGTTGAATCCGCCGACAACTGTGGTGGTGATGATGAGAATAGTGGTGGTGGCGATGGTGGTAATTCTTATTTGGTTTATAGTGGTAGTTTGGACTGTGGCATTAGAGTTTGGAGAATAAGGGTTCCCTTGTTTTGA